One window from the genome of Hypanus sabinus isolate sHypSab1 chromosome 16, sHypSab1.hap1, whole genome shotgun sequence encodes:
- the rex1bd gene encoding required for excision 1-B domain-containing protein isoform X2: MNASSLTALVRSLYTLQEERVEAYRLFDLGHQAYLRSAPHYDFIRYRQLVHEITQAFNRISKEVIHLRDRFHEEFDRPDLSKHIERIQEREQEKLVMTAQLQLAKQNALDHPGNETYEEEARELKHRINKTIEAINEILQDFKYDSEEIESSG, translated from the exons ATG AATGCAAGTAGTCTGACAGCGTTGGTGCGGAGCCTGTATACCCTACAGGAGGAGCGTGTTGAAGCTTATAGGCTGTTTGATTT AGGACACCAGGCTTATCTCCGCTCAGCTCCTCATTATGACTTCATCAGATACCGGCAACTTGTACATGAAATCACACAGGCCTTTAACCGCATCTCAAAGGAAGTGATTCATCTCAGGGATCGATTTCATGAGGAGTTCGACCGCCCAGACCTCTCAAAACACATTGAAAGAATTCAGGAACGGGAGCAGGAGAAACTGGTGATG ACAGCTCAACTACAACTTGCCAAACAGAATGCATTGGACCATCCAGGGAATGAAACATACGAGGAGGAAGCTCGGGAACTGAAGCACAG GATTAATAAAACCATTGAGGCAATCAATGAGATTCTTCAGGACTTCAAATATGATTCTGAAGAGATCGAATCCAGTGGATAG